The DNA sequence CCTTTTCCGGCTCCCGGGGGTCCCACCAATACGGCACGCACTATCGCAAGAAACCTTCGTAGTTCCGCTGCTGGAGGTGACTCTCGATCTGCTTCACCGTGTCCAGCCCGACACCGACCATGATCAGGATGCTCGTACCGCCGAACGGGAAGTTCTGGCCCGCGCCGGAGGCCCCCAGCGCGATCATCGGCAGCAGAGCGATCAGCCCGAGGTAAAGCGAACCGGGAGTCGTCAGCCGGGTCAGCACGAAGTCGAGGTACTCGGCGGTCGGACGCCCAGGCCGGATACCCGGGATGAACCCACCGTACTTCTTCATGTTGTCGGCGACTTCAGCGGGGTTGAAGGTGATGGCCACGTAGAAGAACGCGAAGCCCACGATCAGCACGAAGAACGTGGCCATGTAGAGCGGGCTGGTGCCCGTGATGAAGTAGCTGTTGATGAAGTCGGCGACCGGGTTGTCGGCGTCCTGGCCCATCAGACCCACGGCCAACTGGGGCAGGTACAGCAGCGACGAGGCGAAGATGACCGGGATAATACCCGCCTGGTTCACCTTCAGCGGGATGTAGGTGGAGCTGCCGCCGTACATCCGCCGGCCGACCATCCGCTTGGCGTACTGCACCGGGATGCGGCGCTGCGCCTGCTCGATGAAGACGACACCCGTGATGAGCACCAGACCGGCGACGCAGATGAGGCCGAAGACCCAGGCCTCCTGCTCCTGGAACATGGTGGTCATCGCCGAGGGGAAGCCCGCGATGACCGTGGTGAAGATCAGCAGCGACATGCCGTTGCCGACCCCGCGCTCGGTGATCAGCTCGCCGAACCACATGATGATGCCGGTGCCCGCGGTCATCGTGACCACGATCGTCACCAGGGTCAGCGGGTCCTGGTTGGGCATGTAGCTGCTCACCGGGATCTGGCCCTGGAACAGCTGCCCGGTGCGGGCCATCGCGACGATGCTGGAAGACTGCAGGACCGCCAGCAGCAGGGTCAGATACCGCGTGTACTGGGTGATCTTGCCCTGCCCGGACTGGCCCTCCTTCTTGAGGGCCTCCAATCGCGGAACCACCACCGTGAGCAGGTTGATGATGATGCTCGCGGTGATGTAGGGCATGATGCCCAGCGCGAACACGGCGAGCTGGAACAGTGCGCCGCCGCTGAACAGGTTCAGCAGGGTGAAGAC is a window from the Streptomonospora litoralis genome containing:
- the secY gene encoding preprotein translocase subunit SecY; translation: MLGAFIRAFRTPDLRNKLLFTLFILTIFRLGAVIPAPGINSAAIREQLEAVQAQDSTGVFTLLNLFSGGALFQLAVFALGIMPYITASIIINLLTVVVPRLEALKKEGQSGQGKITQYTRYLTLLLAVLQSSSIVAMARTGQLFQGQIPVSSYMPNQDPLTLVTIVVTMTAGTGIIMWFGELITERGVGNGMSLLIFTTVIAGFPSAMTTMFQEQEAWVFGLICVAGLVLITGVVFIEQAQRRIPVQYAKRMVGRRMYGGSSTYIPLKVNQAGIIPVIFASSLLYLPQLAVGLMGQDADNPVADFINSYFITGTSPLYMATFFVLIVGFAFFYVAITFNPAEVADNMKKYGGFIPGIRPGRPTAEYLDFVLTRLTTPGSLYLGLIALLPMIALGASGAGQNFPFGGTSILIMVGVGLDTVKQIESHLQQRNYEGFLR